A DNA window from Bradyrhizobium barranii subsp. barranii contains the following coding sequences:
- a CDS encoding SphA family protein codes for MTVSIALAAGQSERSKSARRRRLGVAAFVLTSAIVGFYHCALADEGGVSFWVPGFFGSLAATPQQPGWSLANIYYHTSVSAGADVARAREFTLNRVPANVTLDAKLNLNVNATGDLGFVIPTYVFATPVLGGQASVSLLAAYGVVGTSLAGTLSGVLTGPLGNNVPFARSDTISDTTWGFGDVAPVFQLRWNAGVHNYMTYIMGDIPVGAYQSDRLSNIGIGHSAIDVGGGYTYFNPQTGHEFSGVLGFTYNFKNTATQYQNGVDMHFDWGASQFLSKQVMVGLVGYVYKELGCDSGSGDRVGCFQSQVVGIGPQIGFLFPVGDMQGYLNLKAYGEFAAENRPSGWNTWVTFSISPPAPGAPPTTKPIVRKY; via the coding sequence ATGACGGTGAGCATTGCACTGGCGGCGGGGCAGAGTGAGCGATCGAAATCAGCACGTCGACGCAGACTTGGCGTTGCTGCATTCGTCTTGACGTCCGCGATCGTTGGTTTTTACCATTGTGCGTTGGCCGATGAAGGCGGCGTCAGCTTCTGGGTCCCCGGTTTCTTTGGAAGTCTGGCGGCCACGCCGCAGCAGCCGGGTTGGTCGCTGGCAAACATTTACTATCACACCTCTGTCTCCGCCGGCGCCGACGTCGCGCGTGCGCGCGAGTTCACGCTCAACAGGGTTCCGGCCAATGTTACCCTCGACGCAAAACTGAATTTGAACGTCAACGCCACGGGCGATCTTGGCTTTGTGATCCCAACCTATGTATTCGCGACGCCGGTTCTCGGCGGCCAGGCGTCCGTGTCCCTGTTAGCAGCCTACGGCGTCGTCGGCACCAGCCTGGCAGGCACCTTGTCAGGCGTGCTCACGGGCCCTCTCGGCAACAACGTCCCCTTCGCGCGGTCCGACACCATCAGCGACACCACATGGGGCTTTGGGGATGTCGCGCCGGTATTCCAATTGCGCTGGAACGCCGGGGTCCACAACTACATGACCTATATCATGGGCGACATCCCGGTTGGCGCTTACCAATCCGATCGCCTGTCGAATATAGGCATCGGACACAGCGCGATCGACGTCGGCGGCGGCTACACCTATTTCAATCCGCAGACCGGCCACGAATTCTCCGGCGTGCTCGGCTTCACCTACAATTTCAAGAACACTGCAACGCAGTATCAGAATGGCGTCGACATGCACTTCGACTGGGGTGCATCGCAATTCCTGTCGAAGCAGGTCATGGTTGGACTCGTGGGGTATGTCTACAAGGAGCTCGGCTGCGACAGCGGTTCAGGCGACCGCGTCGGCTGCTTCCAGTCCCAAGTGGTCGGCATCGGCCCCCAGATTGGATTCCTGTTTCCGGTCGGCGACATGCAGGGCTATCTCAATTTAAAGGCCTACGGTGAGTTCGCTGCGGAAAACCGGCCATCAGGCTGGAATACCTGGGTCACCTTCTCTATCTCGCCGCCCGCGCCCGGAGCACCTCCGACGACAAAGCCCATCGTCAGAAAATACTAG